A region of Paractinoplanes abujensis DNA encodes the following proteins:
- a CDS encoding nicotinamide mononucleotide transporter family protein, protein MTWLDQLLTAFYTAKWQVTADQAIYYREIVGNAFGLGSALFGLRRSAWAWPVGIVGNVLLFTVFMGQAVGNDQGTPLYGQAARQVFFLIASVYGWWQWNSNRRRTHGTAVSPHWATARQRLLYGSLALTAVVLCFFVFRAVGAGFEVPWWYYLADSWIFVGSMLATYAMARGWVEFWLCWIAVDLVGVPELLHFGYYPSAVLYAVYAAFVIWGFVVWLRISRTPERPPTLEQAAQPA, encoded by the coding sequence GTGACCTGGCTCGACCAACTGCTGACCGCGTTCTACACCGCCAAGTGGCAGGTGACCGCGGACCAGGCGATCTATTACCGCGAGATCGTCGGCAACGCCTTCGGGCTCGGCTCGGCCCTGTTCGGCCTGCGCCGCTCGGCCTGGGCCTGGCCGGTCGGCATCGTCGGCAACGTGCTGCTGTTCACGGTCTTCATGGGTCAGGCGGTCGGCAACGACCAGGGCACCCCGCTCTACGGCCAGGCCGCCCGGCAGGTGTTCTTCCTCATCGCCAGCGTCTACGGCTGGTGGCAGTGGAACAGCAACCGCCGCCGCACGCACGGCACAGCCGTCTCGCCGCACTGGGCCACGGCCCGCCAGCGCCTTCTCTACGGCTCGCTGGCCCTGACCGCCGTGGTGCTGTGCTTCTTCGTGTTCCGCGCGGTCGGCGCCGGCTTCGAGGTCCCGTGGTGGTATTACCTGGCCGACTCGTGGATCTTCGTCGGTTCGATGCTGGCCACGTACGCGATGGCCCGGGGCTGGGTCGAGTTCTGGCTGTGCTGGATCGCCGTCGACCTGGTGGGCGTGCCCGAGCTGCTGCACTTCGGCTACTACCCCTCGGCCGTCCTGTACGCCGTCTACGCCGCCTTCGTGATCTGGGGCTTCGTCGTGTGGCTGCGCATTTCCCGTACGCCGGAAAGGCCGCCCACCCTCGAGCAGGCGGCCCAGCCCGCTTAG
- a CDS encoding SCO4226 family nickel-binding protein, with product MAKFMDVHSGFHGVTPEQLAEAHEADLKIEGEEGVHFERAWLDPEQGKVFCLSTAPSKEAVMRIHERAGHPTTEVYELTSEV from the coding sequence ATGGCGAAATTCATGGACGTACACAGCGGATTCCACGGTGTCACCCCGGAGCAGCTGGCCGAGGCGCACGAGGCCGACCTCAAGATCGAGGGGGAGGAGGGCGTGCACTTCGAGCGGGCCTGGCTCGACCCCGAGCAGGGCAAGGTCTTCTGCCTCAGCACCGCGCCCAGCAAGGAGGCCGTCATGCGCATCCACGAGCGGGCCGGCCACCCGACGACCGAGGTCTACGAGCTGACCAGCGAGGTCTAA
- a CDS encoding magnesium transporter CorA family protein, translating to MTSPSCPTATRLYEKGTVIARDFDYDEVPGLLEQHPGAVLWLDLFAPGPGDLQAVAEQFTLHPLAVEDAMTDHERPKLDRYPHHVFLNVYAVDIATEDSETRFGKTEISAFVTPRALITVRKSPSDTSKFVDRWDATGDLGGTDGVGFLLYGLLDVVVDGQYAATQRLDAAMDQVEDPLLEEGGAPRAIRMKGIHQRKLLAALRRAVAPMPELVSQAMRTDLDLVDATLKPYYRDVEDHAQHTLDEVEHLRDRIDQLLQADTAEQGNVLNDTTRKLAAWAAIVAVPTALTGYFGQNVPYPGYEKWWGFLVSSALIVAVSVALYAFLKRRGWL from the coding sequence GTGACCTCCCCCTCGTGCCCGACCGCGACCCGCCTCTACGAGAAGGGGACGGTGATCGCCCGCGACTTCGACTACGACGAGGTGCCCGGCCTGCTCGAGCAGCACCCCGGCGCGGTGCTCTGGCTCGACCTGTTCGCCCCCGGGCCCGGCGACCTGCAGGCGGTGGCCGAGCAGTTCACGCTGCACCCGCTGGCGGTCGAGGACGCGATGACCGACCACGAGCGGCCCAAGCTCGACCGCTACCCGCATCACGTGTTCCTCAACGTGTACGCCGTCGACATCGCCACCGAGGACTCCGAGACGCGGTTCGGCAAGACCGAGATCAGCGCGTTCGTCACGCCGCGGGCCCTGATCACGGTGCGCAAGTCGCCCAGCGACACCTCGAAGTTCGTCGACCGCTGGGACGCGACGGGCGACCTGGGCGGCACCGACGGGGTCGGGTTCCTGCTCTACGGCCTGCTCGACGTGGTCGTGGACGGGCAGTACGCGGCCACCCAGCGCCTCGACGCGGCGATGGACCAGGTCGAGGACCCGCTGCTGGAGGAGGGCGGCGCGCCCCGGGCCATCCGGATGAAGGGCATCCACCAGCGCAAGCTGCTGGCCGCGCTGCGCCGGGCCGTCGCGCCCATGCCCGAGCTGGTCAGCCAGGCCATGCGCACCGATCTCGACCTGGTCGACGCGACCCTCAAGCCGTACTACCGCGACGTCGAGGACCACGCCCAGCACACCCTGGACGAGGTCGAGCACCTGCGCGACCGGATCGACCAGCTGCTGCAGGCGGACACGGCCGAGCAGGGCAACGTGCTCAACGACACCACCCGCAAGCTGGCCGCGTGGGCCGCCATCGTGGCCGTGCCGACCGCGCTGACCGGCTACTTCGGCCAGAACGTGCCCTACCCCGGCTACGAGAAGTGGTGGGGTTTCCTGGTCAGTTCGGCGCTGATCGTGGCGGTGTCGGTCGCCCTCTACGCCTTCCTGAAACGGCGCGGCTGGCTCTGA